The proteins below come from a single Pedobacter sp. MC2016-14 genomic window:
- a CDS encoding biliverdin-producing heme oxygenase, giving the protein MLSAKIKEATKTPHQEVEKKVVAKIKTIRNEADYADLLKHFYAYFNAVEQVIAPYITTAVLPDLAERRNASYIRADIEALGGTVDELPFATAPEVNNTVQALGALYVLEGSIMGGPYIVKMLQKGGLTKGFSFFSGYGEASGQKWGEFTAVLDALAKNEEDEKQALQAAHETFARFGDVFGTVNHPKVTTL; this is encoded by the coding sequence ATGTTAAGTGCGAAAATTAAAGAGGCTACGAAAACGCCTCACCAGGAAGTAGAAAAAAAAGTGGTCGCTAAAATTAAGACCATCCGTAATGAGGCAGATTATGCCGATCTGTTAAAACATTTCTACGCATATTTTAATGCGGTAGAACAAGTTATTGCCCCTTACATTACAACAGCCGTTTTGCCTGATTTGGCGGAGCGTCGCAATGCCTCTTACATCAGGGCCGATATCGAAGCTTTAGGGGGTACTGTAGATGAACTGCCTTTTGCAACTGCACCAGAAGTTAACAATACGGTACAGGCATTGGGTGCGCTGTATGTATTGGAAGGTTCCATTATGGGCGGGCCTTACATTGTAAAGATGCTGCAAAAGGGAGGGCTTACTAAAGGTTTTTCTTTTTTCAGCGGATATGGCGAGGCTTCGGGACAAAAATGGGGCGAATTCACCGCGGTGTTAGATGCCTTAGCTAAAAATGAGGAAGATGAAAAACAGGCTTTACAAGCTGCACATGAAACATTCGCCCGTTTTGGCGATGTATTTGGAACAGTAAATCATCCAAAAGTTACCACCTTGTAG
- a CDS encoding HmuY family protein, translating to MKISKYIFFASIAFALFITSCKENDALEPVPEEPEFVQVSQYIKKYKNGIVEVSFLPVDITRSNGRMRDYFSLDSMKFLPEDKYLKTNKWDIVFRGRYSSEVYANYSQTLNFNYPWYDLSLYNDVSFTYVIQNFDDVTSVTDNMLLAHGPNPEDQQGNITGTGGSDNLTNAENYQHYLNSVAWAYDTYNSETGDLLYSTPYANKTWVLKLHDGRYAKFQFINNYDTKPTENNANSQRGFLSFRYYIAPSGSKNLNTK from the coding sequence ATGAAAATTTCAAAATATATATTTTTTGCCTCAATAGCCTTTGCATTATTTATTACATCATGTAAAGAAAATGATGCTTTAGAACCAGTTCCTGAAGAACCCGAATTTGTCCAGGTAAGCCAATACATCAAAAAGTATAAAAATGGTATTGTAGAGGTAAGCTTTCTTCCAGTAGATATTACAAGAAGTAACGGGAGAATGCGGGATTATTTTAGCCTCGATAGCATGAAGTTTTTGCCAGAGGATAAGTACCTTAAGACCAATAAATGGGATATTGTGTTTCGTGGAAGATATTCTTCGGAAGTCTATGCTAATTATTCGCAAACCCTTAACTTTAACTATCCGTGGTACGATCTAAGTTTGTATAACGATGTGAGTTTTACTTATGTGATCCAGAATTTTGACGACGTTACCTCGGTTACAGACAATATGCTGTTGGCACATGGGCCGAATCCTGAAGATCAGCAAGGTAATATAACTGGTACTGGTGGATCGGACAATCTTACAAACGCTGAAAATTATCAGCATTATCTGAATAGCGTGGCCTGGGCATATGATACTTACAATTCAGAAACTGGCGATCTGTTATACAGTACTCCCTACGCAAATAAAACATGGGTATTGAAATTGCATGATGGCCGATATGCTAAGTTTCAATTCATCAACAATTATGATACGAAGCCGACGGAAAATAATGCAAATTCTCAAAGAGGGTTTCTGAGCTTTCGTTATTATATTGCGCCTTCAGGAAGTAAGAATCTGAATACGAAGTAA
- a CDS encoding HmuY family protein, whose product MMTINDKNGWFNYPVWLLFLALALSSCSKSEDAVPEPEVETFKTEAPWVPARAKLLKEWSYNYEKVIPVAGIYSKENFETKQGKAYVFLDEKYSVVYVVDWPAGATHGSLFADPVYFNLDTRDTVPRLQVLAGTNDNWHINFNDIYNSTISVNSDNSSFESGMIRTIATPFDELDQVPAIPAGLGKIVDMTVAIDNAAGNSWGYYTMANHILNPFRNKTNIIYLKDGRRVKFQLQNLYYGNPAPGTVKDKYEYPAPYFNFKYYIQPVAGNNTIKTRG is encoded by the coding sequence ATGATGACGATTAATGATAAAAATGGCTGGTTCAATTACCCGGTATGGCTGTTGTTTCTGGCACTTGCGCTAAGCAGTTGTTCAAAAAGCGAGGATGCGGTACCTGAACCGGAAGTGGAAACTTTTAAGACGGAAGCGCCTTGGGTGCCGGCAAGGGCAAAGTTGTTAAAGGAATGGAGTTATAATTATGAGAAAGTGATTCCGGTAGCTGGGATTTATTCAAAAGAAAACTTCGAGACCAAGCAAGGTAAAGCCTATGTTTTCCTGGATGAAAAATATAGTGTGGTGTATGTGGTAGACTGGCCTGCCGGTGCTACCCATGGTTCGCTTTTCGCAGATCCGGTTTATTTTAACCTGGATACCCGTGATACTGTTCCGCGTTTGCAGGTATTGGCAGGGACTAACGACAACTGGCACATCAATTTTAATGATATTTACAATTCTACCATTAGCGTAAATAGCGACAATTCTTCTTTTGAAAGTGGCATGATCCGTACCATTGCCACACCATTTGACGAGTTGGACCAGGTGCCGGCAATTCCTGCTGGTTTAGGAAAAATAGTAGACATGACCGTAGCCATTGATAACGCGGCAGGAAACAGCTGGGGTTATTATACGATGGCAAACCATATTTTAAATCCGTTCAGGAATAAAACCAATATCATTTACCTGAAAGATGGGCGGAGGGTGAAATTTCAGTTGCAGAACTTGTATTACGGTAATCCTGCACCTGGTACGGTTAAGGATAAATATGAATATCCTGCACCCTATTTTAATTTCAAATATTACATCCAGCCTGTAGCTGGGAACAACACCATTAAGACAAGAGGATAA